The DNA segment actacaggggccaaatgtgtcaacatgtttaagttatacctctgagtgacctttgggcatacccggggctttgtaatggtaaattatactcactagaatgcgcgatataaatttcgcgaagttccgtattaaaatgagaaagttatgatcgaattcgttaaaaagggttaaaagcgtcaaactttgaaagttaagagttttcgggtaataataaattaaccaagggttaataagttgggcAAAAGTTctgaggcccttattcgtaaataaacgaggcccaaaacgcaaagttaccccctcgaaaccgaaaggccagggcaataattacaaaagatttgaaaatcttgaaaaactggtctcaggcgggccgcgttagcgAACCAAgcgatcttacgcgggccgcatggtcAGTAGAAGATATGGGCTTGTCAGAAGGATTCAGGCGACACGCGTAAGAGTTAAGTgatctcttacgcgggccgcgtcagccccccAAATACAGAAAAATCGGACAggagcactgtttgctgttttaaccgactttctgagcaattatgagagcatgggcgccccctaaacgacccctagcactcagggacacttggtgatcatccaagaacacttgtagcacttgttgTCAATGATCTAAAGGCTTATGAttgctataaaaggccacattgttgcaacaagttcttcacacctccaatctgccttcttgatcacttctggagctcaagtgccttctttgctcatccctggtcgtgcataggactcttgtaagtatgctccaccctttcttggttaagttttgctGAGATATAgactaaaagtcaatccgtcgtaattaacgattgactttacaataaatcacaaatggtccagtggtttgtcgaatcaaaggtagttatatgttggtaattatgtgggcattaaacccctaaaagggcaccctctgattcccactctaactagtctgaatgtcgagtcaaacttgcttagaaaaagtcaacagaatgctaaattgcgattttatgcataatcagtaatgtagatggcgtgtaacctgttttaacacttatataacatgataataagtatattaactcgtctaagcttgtttggtacgaccatttactgttttgacccggttcggaaccgaaagtcgcaaagctttgacttttgctttgacttcagttctgacccgttatggtatgttgtagatatgccttaggactcccttaggaccaggttacatgatggtatacccctctgtgaccggttcgttgtttgtccgagtctttagcacatttccattaaaagcttaaaagttgaccataacgcccttttcactttaaaacgagaattttggacatgtgaaaggacaataaccttagttactgatttctaagcatgtccctaaaatttcacgtcaatccgaggtctagaataggagttatgctaaatagcgcaattacggaaactttagtaattaaacggcgcaattagcataacacctatctaagcccaaatttcgacaccaaaccttttacacactgatgtaaagtaatattttggaatttttaaagatttttaattatttttaacctgctcataacctgcggttatggcatcgattcggtaattaccgaatatacccttttcggacataacttgagttctacatggtattttgactcgattccagttgctactgattttaaatgataaatagagtattttggacttcataagctgttcggaaaactcagatttcctgtagaactcggaaacctcttttataatctttaaaaagaccgaaatacccctacggggcgtatatagGAATttaactcgttacgggcattatgaaaGGTATCCTACTCATACCACAACCTCCTTAAAGCATATTGACTAAGGAAACCtgtgtaagactcttacggttacccgttacgccttttgcgcgcacggtccggtttatgtaactagtttacataaactagccgaaacgtgtcaaaccttatcgttttcacttcaaaatccagagtgtggttattatgcccttataaaacaagtcttcaaacttgttgggtccaaaccacattccattcccggttttctcctttcacgcgattaaaccgtaattatcctttgaaactgaccggtctaagctaaggctaaattaaaggcccgttaggattctaataggttgttataaaccttcgttccagaataggagaccagtaaaagatacttgcatttgtttgattgaggttattacttgctcaggtaaatacttttaacttatttttccgttatacgggcttgggttacggtatttaaaataccgcttggtcgggcaattgaccccaactcattagtagttgggtattatcaatgtgacccgtttaaaaattggttttgttggctttacgcctttgggagcttaatgaccatgtcccggatatccttggcatcattttacgaaatggccacgaccccgacacacggtgtaggcgtacacccgaaaatgtgtctatattattattggtataaccgttggttttcccgccatggctttatgctttgtggcgtgtctattaaccttaaacacggcacgacccgggcgaccgaacgcatagtgaacatgtaattcttttacaagatttaattgataaattatcccaagttataaagagtttgtgtcttgtgcattcaaatcaattttattaaaccttttacaaaagtgtcggttgaatgtatttaccagtgtaaacagacgtattttcctcaaaaagattaaatgcaggttctgtacgaaataggctggccactccttagcatcgttagagtctcgcaagcttgggatgccaatatctgttgaacaataattatatttttattttgatcccctgtggatttatttcgactattcgtgatacttggatattacaatcgatggttgaaatataatctatctttatgcttccgctgtgcatttaaatattgtgtggtttgactatattgttgccaactacgtcacggtaatcccccaccgggcccaccggtgaaacacgtggaaatcggggtgtgacagtggtgCAGCGGGCTGAGTACTAGGTTGAGACCCGGTTGGATGTGTACCCGGAAAAGACCAAGAAGGCATCCATGGCCCTTGTGTAGGAAACGGGCAAGGTGGAACGGTCCAAAATGGTGGCCCAAAGAAGCCATAGGGGTCGTTCTGCTGTTGTGGGCCATACGAATATCGGGACTACCCACCACGACCACCACGGCCACGATGTTGACCGCGACGAGACGAGGAGCCGTCTCGATTTCTAGAATCCCTGTTGTCACGGCTGTCTTGGCGGTTGTCACGGTTGTCCGGTCGAGGCTGTGGTGGAGGATTATCCATAGTAGCGGCCGCCATAGCAGGAGGAGTGATGGCGGCTCTGGCTTTTTGAAGGTTGTATTCCCGAAGAAGCATATCACATGCTTCCGACCAGGAGGGAAGCGTTTGATTGATTAAGGCACCGGTCATGTCATACTCCGTTGGCAGACCACGAACCAACTTTAGAACAAGGCGTTTTTCAGTCACGGGACAGTCGACGGCAGCAAGCTGGTCAGAGTTCTCCTTAAGGCGCTGAAAATAGGCTTCAAGAGACGACACCGACTGGAGTGTCAAGTTGGTGAATTCTTCCTCAAGAGTGGCAGCCCTAGCACCTTTGTTATTCAGAAAAATACCTTCAATACGGGTCCAAGCTTGGTGAGCGGTGGACTGAGGCTGTAAAACTTTGGCAAGAAGATCGTCGGAGAGCGTCCCATATATCCACTGGAGGACCACAGAGTCAATTTCTTTCCATGACGGGTATTTGGCATCGGTCTAGGCTGGCGGTTTCGTACCGTCAATGTGAGAGATGACGCGATACGCGGTAGCATGAAGATTGAAAAGGCTCCCCACGAATGGTAAGAGACTTTTTCTCCATCAAGAGTTCGAATTTTCTGCTGTATATTGTTGACAGAATATACAGGATGAAGAGCTGAGGACGAACTGGAAGGTGCGGGAGGTTGGTTCTTGTCGGCTGTAGTGTCATCCATCGAGAAATTGACCAGGGAAAAAACGAAAAAGAAGCTGGAATGGATCGTAAACTTGAACAGCGGCTATGCGACCGAGGTCGATTAGCGGCGGTGGGTAGGGTTAGGTTCCAGAGCGACTGCGCTCTGATACCATGTGATCAAACGTGATCTCTTCTATTGATATTAAATCATATATAAAGAATTACAATGCTGGAAATCAGGAAACAATCTCTCCTTATAAAAGGGAGATATATACATTCTAAATATATACATACGTACATGCAATAATATCGCTAACAGTGCCGTCTTTGACTTTGTTAGAACTCTCATGCCAATTTTTAGAAAATCTTTTATTTCTAAAAATCTCAACATTGCATTTGCTATTAATTTtagggtgctactttctacaccccccctatttacttttttcacccccctcctctcacatacttacaggtgaGGCATGCGTAggaccgacagttttcctctcacaaaGAGGGGTGTAATCAGGAAGAGGGGGGTGCCTATAGAATGAGACTTAATTTTATCTTGTTTAAATAGGTTCTTTTTACACCGTT comes from the Helianthus annuus cultivar XRQ/B chromosome 4, HanXRQr2.0-SUNRISE, whole genome shotgun sequence genome and includes:
- the LOC110933263 gene encoding uncharacterized protein LOC110933263; this translates as MKRLDQGETAWREAEAARLQGVAAWKFDEAAWNRHPPLPDYTPLCERKTVGPTHASPWIYGTLSDDLLAKVLQPQSTAHQAWTRIEGIFLNNKGARAATLEEEFTNLTLQSVSSLEAYFQRLKENSDQLAAVDCPVTEKRLVLKLVRGLPTEYDMTGALINQTLPSWSEACDMLLREYNLQKARAAITPPAMAAATMDNPPPQPRPDNRDNRQDSRDNRDSRNRDGSSSRRGQHRGRGGRGG